From a region of the Gossypium raimondii isolate GPD5lz chromosome 10, ASM2569854v1, whole genome shotgun sequence genome:
- the LOC105777117 gene encoding annexin-like protein RJ4 isoform X1, translating to MATIDVPEQVSVLADAEALRKACKGWGTDEKAIISVLGHRNAVQRKQIRLAYEDLYQEDLIKRLESELSGDFEKAVYRWILDPADRDAVLANVAIKKLSPDHHVIVEISCTRSPEELLAVRRAYQARYKHSLEEDVAAHTKGDTRKLLVALVSAFRYDGEEINTRVANSEAKILHEAVKDKEFNHEEIIRILSTRSKMQLMATFNRYRDDHGTTITKNLEGDSGDEFLKTLRTTIRCLNDPKKYFEKVLRNSIRRVGTDEDALTRVIVTRAEKDLKDVKELYYKRNSVPLDQAVAKDTTGDYKALLLTLLGKED from the exons atggccACCATTGATGTTCCTGAGCAGGTTTCGGTTCTTGCAGATGCGGAAGCTCTTAGAAAGGCTTGTAAAG GATGGGGGACAGATGAGAAGGCAATAATTTCAGTGTTGGGTCACAGAAATGCAGTTCAAAGGAAGCAAATCAGGCTTGCTTATGAAGACCTTTACCAGGAAGATCTCATCAAGCGTCTTGAATCAGAGCTTTCTGGTGATTTCGAG AAAGCAGTGTATCGTTGGATATTGGATCCAGCAGACCGAGATGCTGTGTTAGCTAATGTTGCCATAAAGAAATTAAGCCCTGATCACCATGTGATCGTTGAAATTTCATGCACCAGATCCCCTGAAGAGCTCTTGGCTGTGAGGAGAGCTTATCAGGCTCGATACAAGCATTCCCTGGAAGAAGATGTGGCAGCTCATACCAAGGGAGACACTCGAAAG CTCTTGGTTGCCTTAGTGAGTGCATTTAGATACGATGGGGAAGAAATAAATACGAGAGTAGCAAATTCTGAAGCCAAAATTCTCCATGAAGCTGTCAAAGACAAGGAATTCAACCATGAAGAAATTATCAGGATCTTGAGTACAAGGAGCAAGATGCAACTCATGGCGACTTTCAATCGTTACAGAGATGATCATGGCACTACCATTACCAAG AACTTGGAAGGTGATTCAGGTGACGAATTCCTCAAGACACTGCGTACGACGATTCGATGCCTTAATGACCCGAAAAAGTATTTCGAAAAG GTTTTGCGCAATTCGATCCGGAGGGTTGGAACCGATGAGGATGCACTTACCAGAGTAATTGTTACAAGAGCTGAAAAGGACCTGAAAGATGTCAAAGAGCTTTATTACAAGAGAAACAGTGTGCCTCTTGATCAAGCTGTTGCTAAGGACACCACAGGGGATTACAAGGCATTGCTTCTTACTCTGTtgggaaaagaagattga
- the LOC105777117 gene encoding annexin-like protein RJ4 isoform X2: MATLIAPEHTSAVEDAEKLQKACKGWGTDEKAIISVLGHRNAVQRKQIRLAYEDLYQEDLIKRLESELSGDFEKAVYRWILDPADRDAVLANVAIKKLSPDHHVIVEISCTRSPEELLAVRRAYQARYKHSLEEDVAAHTKGDTRKLLVALVSAFRYDGEEINTRVANSEAKILHEAVKDKEFNHEEIIRILSTRSKMQLMATFNRYRDDHGTTITKNLEGDSGDEFLKTLRTTIRCLNDPKKYFEKVLRNSIRRVGTDEDALTRVIVTRAEKDLKDVKELYYKRNSVPLDQAVAKDTTGDYKALLLTLLGKED, from the exons GATGGGGGACAGATGAGAAGGCAATAATTTCAGTGTTGGGTCACAGAAATGCAGTTCAAAGGAAGCAAATCAGGCTTGCTTATGAAGACCTTTACCAGGAAGATCTCATCAAGCGTCTTGAATCAGAGCTTTCTGGTGATTTCGAG AAAGCAGTGTATCGTTGGATATTGGATCCAGCAGACCGAGATGCTGTGTTAGCTAATGTTGCCATAAAGAAATTAAGCCCTGATCACCATGTGATCGTTGAAATTTCATGCACCAGATCCCCTGAAGAGCTCTTGGCTGTGAGGAGAGCTTATCAGGCTCGATACAAGCATTCCCTGGAAGAAGATGTGGCAGCTCATACCAAGGGAGACACTCGAAAG CTCTTGGTTGCCTTAGTGAGTGCATTTAGATACGATGGGGAAGAAATAAATACGAGAGTAGCAAATTCTGAAGCCAAAATTCTCCATGAAGCTGTCAAAGACAAGGAATTCAACCATGAAGAAATTATCAGGATCTTGAGTACAAGGAGCAAGATGCAACTCATGGCGACTTTCAATCGTTACAGAGATGATCATGGCACTACCATTACCAAG AACTTGGAAGGTGATTCAGGTGACGAATTCCTCAAGACACTGCGTACGACGATTCGATGCCTTAATGACCCGAAAAAGTATTTCGAAAAG GTTTTGCGCAATTCGATCCGGAGGGTTGGAACCGATGAGGATGCACTTACCAGAGTAATTGTTACAAGAGCTGAAAAGGACCTGAAAGATGTCAAAGAGCTTTATTACAAGAGAAACAGTGTGCCTCTTGATCAAGCTGTTGCTAAGGACACCACAGGGGATTACAAGGCATTGCTTCTTACTCTGTtgggaaaagaagattga